Within Mytilus edulis chromosome 10, xbMytEdul2.2, whole genome shotgun sequence, the genomic segment TCATCGATACGAGAACAAGTGACGTCGACAATGCAAGGTATTATCTAACTGGAGAACTTGAAGTAAGGTTTGAATGATACGTTGTATTAATATCGCTATTTAACGAAATTTCcatttgatcttactgactgataatttcctttctcagcacagtcgaattatatgattttttttcgcTAGAAACTAAGAAAGCACGTGCCCGttatcaatgaaattaacaacgccGTCATAGGAAAATAGATATatacagattatcattggtcatctcaactcgattgcttttctcattTTCGccgtaccagctcaagcgagaaaatcaatctcgttgagatgatcaccgaTGATCTATAAGTACCGGTACTTATACACGAATACAATCATTTCGATATATTTTAGCGTCATCAAATACTCCAAGTGTATGTGCTatagagaggcgaaagataccaaagggatattcaaacttacAGGTCGATAGtcaaatgacaacgccatggcgaaaagaaaaagactaaatgaaaaacaacagtATGCCAatcgcaacatagaaaactgatgACTGAGCAAAACCGGGGGTGTtcgcaggtgctccagaaggattATCAGATCCTGCTACATATTTTGCATCCGTCTTGTAATATGAATGTTATATATACGATCATGACGAATAAGGTATCGAAGAAGCGCatatattcataaacaaattctCAAATTATCCCTACAATTTTTAGAAACAAACATAATGACCACCtttatgtcataaaaaaaaaaccatcaggTAAAACAAGTTAAATACAAGTACAACATATTTCCGTCCTAAATACTCTCGGCATAGATTTTCTTACACGAGGAGTGCtaaaaatattagaaatcaaGGATGCTGAGATACATGAGAAGCTATATAAACAAAAGAGTCATTAAAACAATAGCCAAAAATTATCTAAGGTGATGCAGTTGGAAACttagtatttttataatttggaattatatcAACGAAAGATTTAAGAAATGAgtgttgtttttaaaatcaatGGCGATGCATTGCATGCCAACTGGTTTTATGAGACCGCTGGGACTATTTGGTTTACAACCGTGGTATCATCCACTGCTAGAAAatgaaataagcaatttataagTTTAATGTACCCGGGATGATTTTCCAAATCTTCCTTCATTAggaacgctcaaatccaaaaattAGGGACAAACCAGCTAATTTTTTTCAGGAATCGCttaacttttaggattttttcgtcctcaacgctcttcaacttcgtacctaTTTTGACCTTTTAATTAATTAACATTCATTTattcgagcgtaactgatgagtcgtttgtagacgaaacgcgcgtctggcgtcaatataaaatttcaatcctggtatatatgatgaattTATATGTTAACACTAAagaaaaattttatttaaatttagcgTACAGAAAAAAAGATAATCTCATGCAAAAAAGtaattatttgtttcaaatttcaacatCTGAAATTTGATACATCAATTATTTggcatttgtttattttttcttgattatATTGGAACGGCAACAGTCTGAAGttacatatttcaaaaataaactgaaatatgTTTCTATCCGTATTGTTTCTTCTAATGCTCAACGAAGGTTGTTATGGCAAGTCAGAAAAGCCATGCTCTTTGAAGGAATATTtaatcaaacaaattgaaaaggACTTGGTTGAACTAAAGTCTCTGCATGTTCACACACATGATGAGTATAACGGTAAGATTTTTactgaaatatcaaaataaattaagTGTGTTTGTGTGTATGATATCAAAACAACAATTTTTCCTTTACATGTTTCGGCGCTGTCaattaaaaataatgtaaatgaaGGGCGAATGATACAAGAAGGAAATTCAAacgcacagatcagaaaataaactggcaacgccatggctaaaaaagaaaaagacaaacaaacaaataatagtacacaagacacaactaAGAGAATTAAGCAACATATTTCTCACCAAAtattggggtgatctcaggtgctccggaagggtaagcagattctgcttcacatgtggcacatTTCGTGTTGCTCAAGGTTTTTCTACACTATAAAttgaatttgtaacttttacAAGTCATCTGTTGTTTTCAGGACACCAAGCTGACACATATATTAGATGGGGAAGGACCAAATGCCCACAAGGAGCAACACTTGTTTATGAcggtaattttatttttagtaacATATTAGTATTTTCAGTTTCCGcgatttatagatataggaagattaggtgtgagtgtcaatgagacaactctccatccaaataacaattgataaagtaaaccattataggtcaatgtacggccttcaacacggagccttggctcacaccgaacaaaaaacTTTAAAGGGtaccaaaattactagtgtaaaaccattcaaacaggaaaaccaacggtctaatctatattaaaaacgagaaacacgtataaattacataaacaaacgacaactactgttcatcagattcctgacttaggacaggtgcaaacatttgtagcgggattaaacgttttaatggtaccaaaccttctccctttttctgaaacaatagcataacatcacaacatagaaaaccacacgataaaatatcaattggaaggcttaaatcaataaaaaaaacgtaaattaacacactatgaacgaataaatttgatatgcGATacctgaatacaaatgcacagttaataagaTATCAGGGACAAACAtgcaaggccaaaaagcaaacatacaagtccaaacaaagccatggtaagacaccaccgcgaaatatttaacccttctaaaataatcacttttgaaaaaaccGGTTTTAATAATatctacaggtaaatgaaaaaaagtttgtcGTTTTACAGTATACATGTTTACTTCTATGATCATAACAGTTACCTTACCTTAATTCTCTCCGCGCCCGAAGTCGCATAAGGCATCAAACACAGTTACAGTCCATTCAAATATACATATTAGGGCTGATTAGGTATCTgaattgatttcccagttaaataaaaataaaaaaaacacgataatttcacatgtgaaataaacgtgaaTATTTCATTCTCTGACGTCATTCAACAATAGGCGTTgccaagacgtcgataacggcgagtcaaaacaaattgtgaaagcgtagaaaaaaaatatagttcctTATCGTGTTtaaaattaatttctttaaaaaaaagccatttgccaatgtaataaactaattaaagaattcaaatatcgaaaaatattcaactcgtgaccgaacaacactgataattaacccAATGCAGacgctacgcgcattcgtgaattaatgtgttgttcggtcactcgttgaacatttttctctatttgaattcttcgattatagttattctataaataataataataataataataataataataacaacaataataataataataataataataataataataataataataataataataataataataataataataataataataataataataataataataataataataataataattattaaaaatgaaaataataataatgatgataataataaatacttATCACTCTtatctttaaccatttttatatcaattgctATTAATTCCATTTTGTCATAAAAACTTTATTTCTACCATACTTATAGGTAATTGGTATACTTTGCAGGATATGCTGCTGGTAATCATTATAGCATTTCAGGATCAGGCTCAAATTACCTGTGTCTACCAAAGAACCCGGATTGGAAAGAATATACTAGCGGTGAAAATTACGGAACAGGCAAAATATATGGAGTTGAATATGAAGTATTCAGCCATAAACCCTATCCAAAGAGTTTTCACAATCAAGACACACCTTGtgcagtgtgtttgacaccaagaTCTACAGTTCTGATGATACCAGGAAAAATTACATGCCATGAAGGCTGGCATAAAGAATTTTCTGGTTATTTGATGTCGAATATGAGCAAAGTAAGAGGATCGGAATACATATGCGTTGACGAGAAGTTAGAGACCGTTCCGGGTGGTAAGGCATCACGTGACCATTCCCTTGTTTTCCCAGTAGAAGCTGTTTGTGGCACCTTACAATGTCCACCATATGTTGATGGTAGAGAAATAACTTGTATTGTCTGCTCCAAGTAAATTATTTGATGTAAAAttaagtattattattatatgtaaaaatctTCTGtagtatgaaatattttttctcttgCTAATTTATTCAAGATTTAGTTACTAAATGTTGCTcgtatctatatacatgtataaacattaaaatcacaaaaatactgaactccaaggacaTTTTCAAaacggtacaggcattttctaatgtagaaaatggtggattaaacctggttttatagctagctaaacctctcacttgtatgacagtcgtatacaaTTCCATTTAAAATAACATCCCATTTATGCTAGAATAAATATGACCACGGATACACCTGAGTTAAGACAGCAGTATTTTATCGATTCGGTTCAATTCGCGTTAATCAATTTGGTAACGACAAATTGCAAACTCGAACAGGAGCGCGACCAGTGTCGAcagtgtaaataaaggcaacagtagtataccgctgttcaaaagtcagaaatccattgagagaaaataaatccgggttacaaactaaaacaagggaaacatatcaactataagaggaaaacaacgaaacagtAGAAACACTCAAGCATGTCGTACTATGCATACATCACCCGGCAAATTCAAACTCAGTCACAATCGGTTAAATACAGCTCAGATGAAAGCCCGAAAACTGACGCTAGTGAGTTAAGAAAAAAACACATCGTATCACTCAAACCAATTTGTAATGATCACTAATGTAGTGTAGATTGTGGTCTTTCTTCTTCATCTCTGTTGGAGCAATTTTGGCGCACGGCGTACATCCTTGTTAACGAAGTCCAAATAGCGTTGTGAAAGTGCACATACTTTACACTGTGATATGTAGCTGCCATACCCATATGGTGTGTTATGTCTGCTTTAAACTTTGATATACATCTAGAATTTGAAAAGAATAATCGGTTGAGAATTGAACGTTACGACATTAAAGTTGATTCTATTTTCGTATTGTAAACGTTCCGTTTCTATTAGGAATCATTTCAAAAGTACCAGTTTGTTAGTTGTATTTCGCCCAACTGAAACGATATGCTCGGCTTTAAGTTTCCttccattttctttataaaattagCTGCTTATAAAAAGTGTATAGAACAATGTGTTCTCAGTATATAAATTTGTTTCAACCTTTTTTTGCCCCACcttcgatagtagaggggcattatgtttctggtcggtgcgtccgttcgttcgtcgtaCTGTCCGTTcatttgttcgtccgtccgttcgtaggtcctccgttcgttcgttcgtctgtccgcttcaggttaaagttttttgtcaatgttgtttttgatgaagttgaagaccaatcaacttgaaacttagtaaacatgttccttatgatatgatctttctaattttaaagccaaattatagtttttactccaatttcacggtccaccgatcatagaaaatgatagtgcgagtggggcatccatgtactggggacacattcttgtttctaatCAATTGGTTTTAATCGTTCGTCGTCGTACGTTAACTGTTACAAGCATTTTCTCCTCAAAAACTACTGGGGCCTATTTTAACAATGTTGACTACAATCATCATCGTGGTATCTAGAAGGtaacaaaatgtgtttttggaGTTAATGCTCTTTAATGATTTATACCATTGTTTGGTGTTTTGAATACCggtattatcttgaaaactatgaGGATATTGCATTTGAATTAAGATTTTTacccacttttttttatttcgggtACACTCTATAATAAACCGAGAGATACTGAAAACAGAAAAATAGCGAAAATTTTGCCACTATTGGTTTAGTAAACCGTTACGACTTTTATACGAAGCCACAATCCAATTTTCACCCGTTCGTTTATACTTACCAGTTTTGACTATAATGGTTGAATAAGGCAAACAGATTTAATTtctatatgatgagtttatttacaaccactggatcgatgccgcTGCTGGTGGAGGTTTTTGTCccaaagggtatcaccagcccagtagtcagcacttctgtgctgaaatgaattattattgatatggtcataattataaattacttGTTTACAAActtggaatttttgaaatactaaggcttgtCTACCTCATGAATATtttacctcagctgtatttggcaatactcttcaactttgaactttatttggacttttaaacttttttattcgaTCGTCATTGATGACTCTTCtgtagacgaagcgcgcgtctggtgcaaatataaaatttcaattctggtatctataatgCATTTCTTTCCAATCAGCCTCTTGGTAATAGCATTTTAgaaagagagccgtggtgtagtggttagtgcatcggacttgTAACACAAAGGTTCTTGGTTCGATTCtcgttcgggatgaaaatttcagggactgacttttcggctctcccttgacaccatttgcgagtatggtcttgaggaaacgatgatagtctgtcggaaggggacgataaatggccgacccgtgttaaaagagagccttatctcttgcacgttaaagacacccttgtcgatttcaaaaaagagcaggctaatacCGCTACAAGGCtaccgctacaaggcagcactcgcacccgcaaagtggaaagggattactATAAGTTGCAAatcttgtttcccaatccactataaataaatatgtttcaacTAGAAAGAGAAAGTAAGATCCCTTATCTATATTCCAAAAAACTTTACTATCAGATATACAATTTTTCATTCATGATTTACTGGTATAATGCAACAGTTATTGGGCGTAATGCAAAATATACAATAGAAGGACaagtattgtatttttaaattcttATCTCAAATGGCTTGTTTATAAATCCTATAATTTGATAATGAAATAATCCATTTTAAATGTTTACAATAAATACTCATTGATATACCGCAAATGGAAAATCATTTAAATGGTCGTTTACAAAGTATTTGAAGTGTTAAATACTTTGAAGGTCTGCACTGTTTAATTAAAGGTGTGCTATTGTTGATGGGCGGATCTTTGGGTGATAATGAAGCATTTGTGGCCTTTCATTTACGCCAGATTAAAGGTCTTTACATGGAGATATGGGACTCTGATGAAAATCTCGACAACTTTAACAAAAGCCGTTTGACACCGAATAAACTGCCTTGATGAACCGAGATCGCCATAAACTGTAATACCACAAAGACCACAAAGAACGAAAATGTTATAATTTGATTTCTCTTTTTCTTCACTTTGCATAACATTAATTTTGTATGCAACTTAGATTTTTAATAaaggttttatttatttatctacttatttattcattgatatgtttatctTTTATGACAATTTCTTTCACGGCTGTAAAAATATCCTTTGTCGGTGCCTTTGATACACACAAACTTAATTCCTGTGTGTGCACCTGTGAAAACGTCCTGATGAAACGTTATTTTACATTTCTTAAGCGTTCGTGTACATGCAATTTCCACATTTGTCATTATATTTAGAAACTGTGTTGAATcatgaaaaaatcattttttatcttGACGCGAATTATTTCAGTTCAATGATTAAGTTCATAAGTTTTCAATAAGTAGTTAAATGTTCAGGGCGGTACAAAGAAAATCTCTTAATGCATCTTTTAGctgtaatttgttttcttttatatcaaACAGAATGGAACACATTTACTAATAAAGAAAACTATTACGGAGACAGATGTGTTTAGGACTAAACTTGGTACTTATTTTACAGTTTGATCACATAATATACAACAATCATGCTATCTTTTGTCCATTTCAAATTGCAAACAAACTGTAATATTGTTATCACACGCCAAAAAATGTCGGTTTGGTTCTAATTGTAAATcatcaaagaaatattttataacgAGGAATTCTCAAATTAAGATGATTTCCTAGGCCTACAAGGCTTTGTTAAATTACGTTTTCTGTATATGTATTCAACATGAACCTTGACACATGATCGTTGGTTGATAATTGAACAAGATGTATGAAATAAATCAATATGAATTTTGCTAAAAACTCTCTCTTTCAATATATCTTTGATTTCTTACCTAAAATATcgtcttttgtttattttttttttaaaacttttaggTTTACATTGAATCTAAACATATTAAGGTATTATAAGCAGGTAAAAAAGGTTTATTTTGTTCACAGTactatattataatattttaattgtaattaactattaaaaaataattataactaAGTTGAGAATTGCTTTACTGCACCACTCAACTGGACAAAATTCTGTTATTAATCCTAAATTTAATCctaaatatttaatcatttcaaTTGTCATATTCAGTAGTATCACTTCTGTATTTCagttagttttttttcaataattaacaGTTCAATAACGACttgattattatatttttgtatacataACCGAAGCCTTAGATTTTGAAAGAAAGtttgaaattattcaaataaCTGACTTGTAATCACACAAGTTAAAgcaaaattttatattatttatcaaCTAAAGTTCGAGGACACTAACAGGCATTGACCTACATCAGTTATCCACATTGTAATAACTTTGATACGATATTACAATATTGCAattaaatgtaatatcttatTAAGAAATGGCAATGTCATAgaaatttatcaaagaaaaattCTTGTTTAATACATTATAACTACCCATTAATATCTTTTTATACCTTTGTGGGCTGTTTTTTTAAGCAAAAGAAACAAAAACGAAATGTTCtgcaattttgaatttttatttgttaatcttaTTGACCCAGTCCTAGTTTGGAAGCTATTAAATATATATGGCTGATTGAtctcaaacaatttaaaaacaaaaactctTAATACATACGTTTGAATATCAAGACTATATAAAACAATATTGTGTAATACAGATCAATGTATGCTCGCTTAAACTTTAAACTTTATCTGTTGAGTGTGCAACTCATTTCTCTGAATCTATAATATTGGGTCAACAAGAAACATATGcataaggatttttttaaattttgaaaccgATTAATATTATgagcatcaaataaaaataaccaCATTAACTTTCAAACTAGGACTGAGTCAACTATGAAAATCTGTTGATTTCtgcttcttatttttttttacacgtaATCATTATAATACATATCTACAATGACAAGCGTTAAAGCATTATTTGAgttatattgaaaaattaaaaaaaataaaaatactgaaatacGAGAAATTTCAAATTGGAAAgtcttttatcaaatggcaaaatcaatagctcaaacacatcaaacgaataaaaaacAACTGTCAGTGTCATTTttcggacttggtacaggcatttccttatatagaaaatcgtggattaaacctggttttatagctagctataaatgtAAATTGGTTGACATGATTGATCATCTCTGACCTTTAATATTCATTTGACGGAATTTAACAATACACATTGTAGGTAACAAGCAATATTGATAgttcataaaaatgtatattaattaCCCATTTGATTAAAGTAACAATACACATTTTGGATATTGAAATATGCTTATTCTGCTTAAATAAGTATAAACATCTTCAAAATCATCTCACTTTTATTTTTCACGATACCTACAATTCATACATATAGAAGGAAGTAAAAGTAATTACTCAATGTTGTTGTGATCTTGTCCAACGACCACGCCCACAAAGATTGTAGACATCAAATTTGGGTGGATCGCCACTATAACACCTAGAAAGTAAACATTATAACCAGATGTTATTATATGACACTGAGATTTTTATTTCAGTGAAATACCATTAAATGGTAAATGTCTTTAATCAGTCTGTGTGAAATATAAGttaagattatttatttttattttcaaaagtttgaaaCAACATCTCAAAGATAAAGTAATCATAAAGATTGGAAATATTTTTGCTTAAGTGtagaaaataatctaaaaaacAAATGACTGAATtgattttgaaaacaaacaaatatataaaaattattatagttgaatgttttccaaataaattaatataaaaatgtcaaaagaaaaTAACAGCTAATCAATTTCTGACAACTCAGCATCTATCgcataataaaattatatgtatttGTTATAGTTAAATACATAAATTGAATTACTCGAGCAAAGTCAATAAGGGTCAACAGTTCTGttctatttattcaattttagaCCAAAGCATCAAAATCCTTAACTAGAACATTACCTGCTACTAAGTTCAATTCGACATTCTGGTGGAAAgatgtcaatagttatcaaaggtaccagacttatagTTTAATAAGCTAGAAGCGTGTTTCGTcgagtaaaaagttgaagagcattgaggacccaaaattccaaaatattatgccaaatacggctattgtaatctatgtctgggataagaacatccttagtatttcgaataattcataattttgtaaacaagaaatttataaaaatgaccatataattgatattcatgtcaacaccgaagtgctgacttatTGGGTGGTGAAACCCTCGGgtatgaaacgtccaccagcagtggcatcaaaaACTAAATAAAAGTACTGTGTAGGAAGATCCAGCAATCTCTTTGTTTTAaagttcctgtaccaagtcagggatatcgcagttgttatcaaatattccgtttctattttgtttagttttgtagcagttcagtgtttctgttgttttggtgtttttctcttataattgatgtgttttccttggttttggtttgtgacccggatttgttaaatcgattgatgactatcgaacagcggtatactactgttgtctttatctataaaaaaatatatattaaaagacatttatttttttggtggATTGAAATTGTAAAAGACTATTTGTATTCGAATGAATACTAGTGTCAGACTTGTATTTGTAATCATAGAAATCAAAAACAATTAAGAACTTTCTCACAGAGAAAATGGGAAACTATTTGAAAAGTTTCTATAAATTTACTTTCTGGTATATTGACTGTGTCCTGTCATCTCAGTGCGTGCTTCCCCAATGACACTACCGAAACCAGAAAATTTACTTCGTATCTTCAtataatatttagaaataaagGATTACTTGAAACTAGAATATGTTAGTAACCAACTTGATCATATCAATATCTATTTTGCAGTAGTTGCATGTCCTCTGCTCTATTATTTGGTATTACAGTTATCATCTAATACATAAGTCTCACCTATGGTTACACTATTCGGACTCCATTAACACAAAAACTGCTACATCAAATCTTTGAGGAAGGACGACAAAAATTGACACTACCACACcatagaaagtaaaataaaaagatcGACTTCAAGGAAACTTTATACGGAAAGAATTTGGCTTTTACAAATCGCTTGACCG encodes:
- the LOC139491386 gene encoding short-chain collagen C4-like yields the protein MLNEGCYGKSEKPCSLKEYLIKQIEKDLVELKSLHVHTHDEYNGHQADTYIRWGRTKCPQGATLVYDGYAAGNHYSISGSGSNYLCLPKNPDWKEYTSGENYGTGKIYGVEYEVFSHKPYPKSFHNQDTPCAVCLTPRSTVLMIPGKITCHEGWHKEFSGYLMSNMSKVRGSEYICVDEKLETVPGGKASRDHSLVFPVEAVCGTLQCPPYVDGREITCIVCSK